A genomic segment from Luteibacter aegosomatis encodes:
- the recD gene encoding exodeoxyribonuclease V subunit alpha produces the protein MSLDIDTWLDVAVEEGRLRPIDRAFARFLATLDASAGPRVLAAAALASRELGDGHICIDVEALGQMEPWLVDATDWLTGSPLVAGPAGDPAAPLVWDGGLLYLRRFWRDEVRVAEAIVGRLAPADTPVELKDELSRLFPGDGGTPDWQKIACAVAARGTFTVITGGPGTGKTTTVVRLLGLWQTLAHRRGEPRLRIRLAAPTGKAAARLNASIAGQIERLDVDPAVKQAIPAEVATLHRLLGSRPDSRAFRHDRDDPLHLDVLVIDEASMIDLELMAATLDALPAGARLVLLGDKDQLSSVEAGAVLGDLCARADAGHYDADTWRWLAAVCGMDVSPWRDGDARALDQRVVMLRHSHRFGAKSGIGELASAINRGDPAAARRAFESSMGDIAMHAPSAAAIATLAIEGRDGAPGYRAWFDWIERERPAADAPFASFEAWGSRALRAHARFQLLCASRHGDHGVVGQNERIARGLVERGYVDAGRDWYEGRPVMVTRNDYALGLMNGDVGVTLWIPDGQGGMALRVAFGLLDEHGRERVRFVVPSRLAAVDTVYAMTVHKSQGSEFEHTALALPAEPSPVLTRELLYTGVTRARTHFTLLAGGDIVAYAVGRKTKRASGLLRRLL, from the coding sequence ATGAGCCTCGACATCGACACCTGGCTCGACGTCGCCGTGGAAGAAGGGCGCCTGCGTCCCATCGACCGCGCCTTCGCGCGTTTCCTGGCGACGCTCGACGCGTCGGCGGGACCGCGTGTACTCGCGGCTGCCGCGCTCGCGAGCCGCGAGTTGGGCGACGGCCATATCTGCATCGATGTCGAGGCGCTCGGGCAGATGGAGCCCTGGCTCGTCGACGCGACGGACTGGCTCACGGGCTCGCCCCTGGTGGCGGGTCCGGCGGGCGATCCCGCCGCGCCGCTGGTATGGGATGGCGGGCTGCTTTACCTGCGCCGGTTCTGGCGCGACGAGGTTCGCGTGGCCGAGGCCATCGTGGGCCGCCTGGCGCCGGCCGATACGCCCGTCGAACTGAAAGACGAGCTGTCGCGCCTTTTTCCCGGCGACGGCGGTACGCCCGATTGGCAGAAGATCGCCTGCGCCGTCGCCGCCCGCGGTACCTTCACCGTGATCACCGGCGGCCCCGGCACGGGCAAGACCACCACGGTGGTGCGACTGCTCGGTCTGTGGCAGACCCTGGCCCATCGCCGTGGCGAGCCGCGACTGCGTATCCGACTGGCCGCACCGACCGGCAAGGCGGCGGCCCGTCTCAATGCCTCCATCGCGGGGCAGATCGAGCGACTGGACGTCGATCCGGCGGTGAAGCAGGCGATTCCCGCCGAGGTCGCCACCTTGCACCGGTTGCTCGGCAGCCGTCCCGACAGCCGCGCGTTCCGTCACGATCGCGACGATCCCCTCCACCTCGACGTGCTCGTGATCGACGAAGCGTCGATGATCGACCTCGAACTCATGGCCGCGACGCTCGATGCCCTGCCCGCCGGGGCGCGCCTGGTGCTGTTGGGCGACAAGGACCAGCTGTCGTCCGTGGAGGCCGGTGCCGTACTGGGCGATCTCTGCGCCCGTGCCGATGCGGGGCACTATGACGCCGACACCTGGCGCTGGCTCGCCGCCGTCTGCGGCATGGACGTGTCGCCCTGGCGCGACGGGGATGCCCGAGCCCTCGACCAGCGCGTGGTGATGCTGCGGCACAGCCACCGTTTCGGCGCGAAAAGCGGCATCGGTGAACTCGCTTCGGCGATCAACCGCGGCGACCCGGCGGCGGCCCGCCGCGCGTTCGAGTCGTCCATGGGTGACATCGCCATGCATGCGCCTTCGGCGGCGGCCATCGCGACGCTCGCCATCGAAGGACGGGACGGGGCGCCGGGCTATCGTGCCTGGTTCGACTGGATCGAACGCGAACGGCCCGCGGCCGACGCGCCTTTCGCTTCCTTCGAGGCATGGGGCTCCCGGGCATTGCGTGCCCATGCGCGCTTCCAGTTGCTCTGCGCGTCCCGCCACGGCGATCACGGCGTCGTGGGGCAGAACGAGCGCATCGCGCGGGGACTGGTCGAGCGCGGCTACGTCGATGCGGGGCGCGACTGGTACGAAGGCCGCCCGGTGATGGTCACCCGCAACGACTACGCGCTGGGGCTGATGAACGGCGATGTCGGCGTTACGTTGTGGATTCCCGACGGGCAGGGCGGCATGGCCTTGCGCGTGGCTTTCGGCTTGCTGGATGAGCACGGCCGTGAGCGCGTGCGCTTCGTCGTGCCCAGCCGACTGGCCGCCGTCGACACGGTGTATGCGATGACGGTGCACAAATCGCAGGGCTCCGAGTTCGAGCACACCGCCCTGGCGTTGCCGGCAGAGCCCTCACCGGTGCTGACGCGGGAGTTGCTCTATACGGGCGTGACCCGTGCGCGGACGCATTTCACGCTGCTGGCAGGAGGCGACATCGTGGCGTATGCCGTCGGCAGGAAAACGAAGCGGGCATCCGGTTTGCTCCGTCGCCTGCTCTGA
- the recB gene encoding exodeoxyribonuclease V subunit beta produces MNAAVETLNPLDMPLDGVRLIEASAGTGKTWTIAALYVRAVLGHGMAQPLLPPQVLVVTFTEAATQELRERIRARLVEASRAFRQGRGGDAFLGGLLAGLPADSHAACARRLELAAQWMDEAAIFTIHGWSQRMLVQHAFGSGHAFAETLEPDETELLADGVRDYWRQAFYPLDEAGLAPVLEAWTTPDALLSDLRPLLFGGEAALRVNGEPLADGAAIGDVIDRRRAWDEEDRRRLDAAAASWLADAERIEGILVEAVRDKVLHNGWYKPDRMPADMAAMRRWAATRDAAGFDIARYGLSRLAKATGKGKARPEHPAFAALEHWNEWQAGKVDVRHAILADALPWVRERFAAQKRRRAQIGFDDLLLRLDAALASPSGDTLGATIRQQYPLALIDEFQDTDPLQYRIFQAVYANAPDTGLLLIGDPKQAIYAFRGADIHTYLAARTHARSPHYGLDTNHRSSLGMVEAVNAVFAHAESHATGAFHFADRGLPFVPVKARGRAERFVFDGEAQPALRFWLLDDEAPIGVRAYRDQMAAACASGIVRLLEAAKVGRCGFLTDDGRLQALVPADIAILVRSHNEAREIRDALDARDVRSVFLSDRDSVLDSVEAVDVSFWLRAVAEPSSDTAMRAALATRTLDLGYGELERLNTDEGHWERRGQQFFALREVWRKSGVLAMLHRLLHDFDLPGRLLGAKGGERSLTNLLHLAELLQQAASTIEGEQALIRHLAERIADRAGHTGDEQIVRLESDDDLVKVVTIHKSKGLEYPLVFLPFVCGAGGLRAGQGYRYHDGEGSRIELLSASNDAAGDAVREAKEAAERAALQEDLRLLYVAMTRARHACWMGVAPVCYNAARKPQVHRSAFGHLLAGGAEIDNGMLEGLLRRMAGDSEAIAVEYMPAPSDDRYSPPRVDSRPSPARVPVAVRAEPWRIASYSGLRYDEAVAPETAADDVIVEYDAEAVVEPLRAETIHGFPRGADAGTFLHDLLEWIAEEGFSAIAADPARLRDMIARRCERQGWTHWIDVLHAWLQSLLHTPLALPGGDAFALAALGDPSRYRAELEFLFEARHVDTLALDRIVREHTLDGEPRMALSSDRVNGMLKGFIDLIVEHEGRWYVIDYKSNWLGTDERAYTPAAMRRSILGSRYELQYALYLLALHRLLRSRLGHDYDYDRHVGGAVYLYLRGVDGDGHGVHVERPTKAMIDALDVLFDGGRA; encoded by the coding sequence ATGAACGCCGCCGTGGAGACGTTGAATCCGCTGGACATGCCGCTGGACGGCGTGCGCCTCATCGAGGCCAGCGCCGGCACCGGCAAGACCTGGACCATCGCCGCGCTCTACGTGCGCGCGGTGCTGGGTCACGGCATGGCGCAGCCGCTGTTGCCGCCGCAGGTGCTGGTGGTGACCTTCACGGAGGCGGCCACGCAGGAACTGCGCGAGCGCATCCGCGCGCGGCTGGTGGAGGCTTCGCGCGCTTTCCGCCAGGGGCGCGGAGGCGACGCCTTCCTCGGGGGACTGCTCGCCGGTCTTCCCGCCGACTCGCATGCCGCCTGCGCGCGCCGTCTCGAACTGGCCGCCCAATGGATGGACGAGGCGGCGATCTTCACCATCCACGGCTGGAGCCAGCGCATGCTGGTCCAGCACGCCTTCGGCAGTGGCCATGCGTTCGCGGAGACCCTGGAGCCGGACGAGACCGAACTGCTTGCCGACGGCGTGCGCGACTACTGGCGACAGGCGTTCTATCCACTCGATGAGGCCGGACTGGCGCCCGTGCTGGAAGCATGGACCACGCCGGACGCCTTGTTGTCGGACCTCAGGCCGCTGTTGTTCGGCGGCGAGGCCGCGTTGCGCGTCAATGGCGAGCCGCTGGCCGACGGTGCGGCGATCGGCGATGTCATCGATCGGCGTCGTGCATGGGACGAGGAGGACCGCCGTCGTCTCGACGCCGCCGCCGCGTCATGGCTGGCCGACGCGGAGCGCATCGAGGGGATCCTCGTCGAGGCGGTGCGCGACAAGGTGCTGCACAACGGTTGGTACAAGCCCGACCGCATGCCCGCCGACATGGCCGCGATGCGCCGTTGGGCGGCGACGCGCGACGCCGCCGGCTTCGACATCGCGCGCTATGGCCTGTCGCGCCTGGCCAAGGCCACGGGCAAGGGCAAGGCGCGCCCGGAGCATCCGGCGTTCGCCGCGCTGGAGCACTGGAACGAATGGCAAGCGGGCAAGGTCGACGTGCGCCACGCGATCCTCGCCGATGCCCTCCCGTGGGTGCGCGAGCGTTTCGCCGCGCAGAAGCGCCGCCGTGCGCAGATCGGCTTCGACGACCTGCTGCTGAGGCTGGATGCGGCGCTGGCGTCGCCCTCGGGCGACACCCTGGGGGCGACGATCCGGCAGCAATATCCGCTGGCGCTCATCGACGAATTCCAGGATACCGACCCGCTGCAGTACCGTATCTTCCAGGCGGTCTACGCGAACGCGCCGGATACGGGCCTGCTGCTTATCGGCGATCCCAAGCAGGCGATCTACGCCTTCCGCGGCGCCGACATCCACACGTACCTCGCTGCGCGCACGCACGCACGGTCCCCGCATTACGGCCTGGATACCAACCATCGCTCCAGCCTGGGCATGGTCGAGGCGGTGAATGCCGTGTTCGCCCATGCCGAATCGCACGCGACCGGCGCGTTTCATTTCGCCGATCGCGGCCTGCCATTCGTGCCGGTGAAGGCGCGGGGCAGGGCGGAGCGTTTCGTGTTCGACGGCGAAGCGCAACCGGCCCTCCGCTTCTGGCTGCTCGACGACGAGGCGCCGATCGGCGTGCGCGCCTATCGCGACCAGATGGCCGCCGCCTGCGCGAGCGGGATCGTGCGCCTGCTGGAGGCGGCGAAGGTAGGACGCTGCGGATTCCTGACGGATGACGGTCGCCTGCAGGCGCTCGTGCCCGCCGACATCGCCATCCTCGTGCGCAGCCACAACGAGGCACGGGAAATCCGCGATGCGCTGGATGCGCGCGACGTGCGCAGTGTCTTTCTTTCCGATCGCGATTCGGTACTCGACAGCGTCGAGGCCGTCGACGTGTCGTTCTGGTTGCGCGCGGTGGCGGAGCCTTCGTCCGACACGGCGATGCGCGCCGCGCTGGCGACGCGCACGCTGGACCTCGGTTACGGCGAGCTGGAACGGCTCAACACCGACGAGGGCCACTGGGAGCGGCGTGGCCAGCAATTCTTCGCCTTGCGCGAGGTCTGGCGGAAGTCGGGCGTGCTGGCGATGCTGCATCGCCTGCTGCACGATTTCGACCTGCCCGGGCGCCTGCTCGGCGCGAAGGGGGGTGAGCGCAGCCTCACCAACCTGCTGCACCTGGCCGAGCTGTTGCAGCAGGCGGCGTCGACCATCGAAGGCGAGCAGGCGCTCATCCGTCATCTCGCCGAGCGCATCGCCGATCGTGCCGGCCATACCGGCGACGAGCAGATCGTGCGCCTGGAGAGCGACGACGACCTGGTGAAGGTGGTGACCATCCACAAATCCAAGGGGCTGGAATACCCGCTGGTATTCCTGCCCTTCGTCTGTGGCGCGGGCGGCCTGCGCGCGGGACAGGGCTATCGCTACCACGACGGCGAGGGCTCGCGGATCGAATTGCTCTCCGCCAGCAACGATGCCGCGGGCGATGCGGTTCGCGAGGCGAAGGAAGCCGCCGAGCGGGCGGCGCTGCAGGAAGACCTGCGCCTGCTCTACGTCGCCATGACCCGTGCGCGCCATGCGTGCTGGATGGGCGTCGCGCCGGTCTGCTACAACGCGGCGCGCAAACCGCAGGTGCATCGTTCGGCGTTCGGCCACCTGCTGGCGGGCGGTGCCGAAATCGACAACGGCATGCTGGAGGGCCTCCTGCGACGCATGGCGGGCGATAGCGAGGCGATCGCCGTGGAGTACATGCCCGCGCCGTCCGACGATCGCTACTCGCCGCCGCGGGTCGATTCGCGGCCGTCGCCGGCGCGCGTGCCGGTGGCCGTGCGTGCCGAGCCGTGGCGCATCGCCAGCTACAGCGGTCTGCGCTACGACGAGGCGGTGGCGCCGGAGACGGCGGCCGACGACGTCATCGTGGAATACGACGCCGAAGCGGTGGTGGAGCCCTTGCGTGCCGAGACGATCCACGGCTTTCCGCGCGGCGCGGACGCAGGCACGTTCCTGCACGACCTGCTCGAATGGATCGCGGAAGAGGGCTTTTCCGCCATCGCCGCGGACCCCGCGCGGCTGCGCGACATGATCGCGCGCCGTTGCGAACGCCAGGGCTGGACGCACTGGATCGACGTACTCCATGCATGGCTGCAGTCCCTGCTTCACACGCCGCTGGCCTTGCCCGGCGGCGATGCCTTCGCGCTCGCCGCGCTGGGCGACCCGTCGCGCTACCGTGCCGAACTCGAATTCCTTTTCGAGGCGCGCCACGTGGATACCCTGGCGCTGGATCGCATCGTGCGCGAGCACACCCTGGACGGCGAACCTCGCATGGCCTTGTCGTCCGATCGCGTGAACGGCATGCTCAAGGGGTTCATCGATCTCATCGTGGAACACGAAGGGCGCTGGTACGTGATCGACTACAAGTCGAACTGGCTGGGTACCGATGAGCGTGCCTATACGCCTGCGGCGATGCGCCGCTCGATCCTGGGATCGCGCTACGAACTGCAATACGCGCTCTACCTGCTCGCGCTGCATCGCTTGCTTCGTTCCCGATTGGGCCACGATTACGATTACGACCGCCATGTCGGCGGCGCCGTGTATCTCTACCTGCGCGGCGTCGACGGCGACGGCCACGGCGTGCACGTGGAGCGGCCGACGAAGGCGATGATCGATGCGCTCGACGTGTTGTTCGACGGAGGGCGCGCATGA
- a CDS encoding NAD-dependent epimerase, which yields MRILVTGSAGFVGAALTERLLARGDTVLGLDNHNDYYDPALKEARLARFASHPAYTHLRADLAEQAAVDRAFADFVPERVVNLAAQAGVRYSLTHPHAYVQSNLVGFVNVLEACRRHEVAHLVYASSSSVYGANRKMPFAVEDAVDHPVSLYAATKKSNELMAHTYSHLFGLPTTGLRFFTVYGPWGRPDMSPILFASRILRGEPIDVFNHGQHSRDFTYIDDIVEGVIRTLDHPARPDPSYDPTMPNPGTSSAPYRVYNIGNDEPVQLLDFIGLLEKHLGRSVEKNLLPMQPGDVPDTWADVSALRRDVGYAPSTPVDEGVRRFAEWYKGFYKH from the coding sequence ATGCGCATCCTGGTCACCGGCAGTGCCGGCTTCGTCGGCGCGGCCCTCACCGAACGCCTGCTGGCACGCGGCGACACGGTGCTCGGCCTCGACAACCACAACGACTACTACGACCCGGCCCTGAAAGAGGCCCGGCTGGCCCGTTTCGCCAGCCATCCCGCCTACACGCACCTACGGGCCGATCTCGCCGAGCAGGCCGCCGTGGACAGGGCCTTCGCGGACTTCGTGCCCGAGCGCGTGGTCAACCTGGCCGCGCAGGCCGGCGTGCGCTATTCGCTCACCCACCCCCACGCCTATGTGCAGAGCAATCTGGTCGGCTTCGTGAACGTGCTCGAGGCCTGCCGACGCCACGAAGTGGCCCATCTGGTGTATGCGTCGTCCAGCTCGGTCTACGGCGCCAACCGGAAGATGCCCTTCGCCGTGGAAGACGCGGTGGACCATCCCGTGAGCCTCTACGCGGCCACCAAGAAATCCAACGAGCTGATGGCGCACACGTACAGCCACCTGTTCGGCCTGCCGACCACGGGGCTGCGCTTCTTCACGGTGTACGGGCCGTGGGGCCGTCCGGATATGTCGCCGATCCTGTTCGCCAGCCGCATCCTGCGCGGCGAGCCCATCGACGTGTTCAACCACGGACAGCACAGCCGCGACTTCACCTATATCGACGACATCGTCGAGGGCGTGATCCGCACCCTCGACCATCCCGCGCGCCCCGATCCGTCGTACGACCCGACGATGCCGAATCCCGGCACGTCGTCGGCGCCGTATCGCGTCTACAACATCGGTAACGACGAACCGGTGCAGTTGCTCGATTTCATCGGCTTGCTCGAGAAGCACCTCGGACGCAGCGTCGAGAAGAATCTGCTGCCGATGCAGCCGGGCGACGTACCGGACACGTGGGCCGACGTGTCGGCACTGCGGCGCGACGTGGGGTATGCCCCGTCGACGCCGGTGGATGAGGGGGTACGGCGGTTCGCGGAGTGGTACAAGGGTTTCTACAAGCATTGA